The following proteins are co-located in the Pseudomonas fluorescens genome:
- a CDS encoding transporter substrate-binding domain-containing protein, with protein sequence MTKRYSALLTALFASLMLSQAPAQANGLEDIVARGTLKVAVPQDFPPFGSVGPDMKPRGLDIDTAKLLADQLKVKLELTPVNSTNRIPFLTTGKVDLVISSLGKNPEREKVIDFSRAYAPFYLAVFGPPDAAISTTDDLKGKTISVTRGAIEDIELTAVAPKEATIKRFEDNNSTIAAYLAGQVDLIASGNVVMVAISERNPKRVPALKVKLKDSPVYVGVNKNEPALLEKVNQILVAAKADGSLEKNAMQWLKEPLPADL encoded by the coding sequence TGTTTGCCAGCCTGATGCTGAGCCAGGCACCCGCCCAGGCCAATGGTCTGGAGGATATCGTCGCCCGGGGCACCCTGAAGGTCGCCGTCCCTCAAGACTTCCCGCCATTCGGCTCGGTCGGCCCTGACATGAAACCTCGCGGCCTGGACATCGACACCGCCAAGCTGCTGGCCGACCAACTCAAGGTCAAGCTGGAGTTGACGCCGGTCAACAGCACCAACCGCATCCCGTTCCTTACCACCGGCAAGGTCGACCTGGTGATTTCCAGCCTGGGCAAGAACCCCGAGCGGGAAAAGGTCATCGACTTCTCCAGGGCTTACGCGCCGTTCTACCTGGCGGTGTTCGGTCCGCCTGACGCAGCCATCAGCACCACCGACGACCTCAAGGGCAAAACCATCAGCGTGACGCGCGGCGCCATCGAAGACATCGAGCTGACCGCCGTGGCGCCCAAAGAAGCGACCATCAAGCGTTTCGAAGACAACAACTCGACCATCGCCGCCTACCTGGCTGGCCAGGTCGACCTGATTGCCAGCGGCAACGTGGTGATGGTGGCGATCAGCGAGCGCAACCCCAAACGTGTACCGGCCCTGAAAGTGAAACTCAAGGACTCGCCGGTCTACGTGGGCGTGAACAAGAACGAGCCGGCATTGCTGGAGAAGGTTAACCAGATTCTGGTGGCGGCCAAGGCCGACGGCAGCCTGGAAAAGAACGCGATGCAGTGGCTCAAAGAGCCGCTGCCCGCCGACCTTTGA